One stretch of Chryseobacterium scophthalmum DNA includes these proteins:
- the porN gene encoding type IX secretion system ring subunit PorN/GldN yields the protein MKKYISSLLVLASGFAFSQTILNASSPEEFRQMRAENMKKVGDTVISNKITPLEYGFVDEKDILKSMMVWEIIDLNDKINQPFYYDNPNGLLSKTTRSLYQILLDAALSGQIDEVYEDENFSTKSTPEAIKKKLESERIDDELIEIINSGRTPTEAEKKQYVDLIRTTTDKVKVLKIMGMWFIDKRDGMMKYRPIGIAAMGPDPTSIGRIGPDGQPLAGADELVDLFWVYYPKARDILANNYVFNRANSSADLSFDDIINARRFSSIIYKSSNGLGDGTIKDYVPRNAEEQLAESQRIKDQILQMENDMWNY from the coding sequence ATGAAAAAATATATTAGCAGTCTTTTAGTATTAGCTTCTGGGTTTGCATTCTCTCAGACTATTCTAAATGCTTCTTCACCAGAAGAATTCAGACAGATGAGAGCTGAAAATATGAAAAAAGTAGGAGATACTGTTATCAGCAATAAAATAACCCCACTTGAATATGGCTTTGTAGATGAAAAAGACATCTTGAAAAGTATGATGGTTTGGGAAATAATTGACCTTAATGATAAGATTAATCAGCCGTTCTATTATGATAATCCTAATGGATTATTGTCTAAAACGACAAGATCTTTGTATCAGATTTTATTAGATGCAGCTTTATCTGGCCAGATTGATGAAGTTTATGAAGATGAAAACTTTTCTACTAAATCTACTCCTGAAGCAATTAAAAAGAAGTTAGAGAGTGAAAGAATTGATGATGAATTAATTGAAATCATTAACTCTGGAAGAACTCCTACGGAGGCTGAAAAAAAACAATATGTAGATTTAATTAGAACAACTACTGATAAAGTAAAAGTTCTAAAGATTATGGGGATGTGGTTCATCGACAAAAGAGATGGTATGATGAAATACAGACCTATTGGTATTGCTGCAATGGGACCAGATCCAACTTCAATTGGAAGAATTGGACCAGATGGTCAGCCTTTAGCAGGAGCCGATGAATTAGTTGATTTATTTTGGGTATATTATCCAAAAGCGAGAGATATTTTAGCAAACAATTATGTATTCAACAGAGCAAATTCGTCAGCGGATTTATCTTTTGATGACATAATCAATGCAAGAAGATTCTCTTCAATCATCTACAAATCAAGCAACGGTCTTGGTGATGGTACTATTAAAGATTATGTTCCTAGAAATGCTGAAGAGCAATTGGCTGAAAGTCAAAGAATCAAGGATCAGATTCTTCAAATGGAAAACGATATGTGGAATTACTAA